In the Flagellimonas sp. MMG031 genome, one interval contains:
- a CDS encoding putative porin yields the protein MRFLALTLLLLIGQSVLAQQDSIPPQKEGDSTRLQIKDSLTLPKTEAAPMDADRRRAKEERRTKMESKQKDSVTINDYKIISYQRDTTYVDTTLTIRKDYIYNYLREDDFELMPFANMGQPYNELGKSFVSTPYYPRIGATAKHPGYFEKEDINYYNVPTPMTELMFKTTMEQGQYLDALLTFNISERFNASVAYNGFRSLGKYRYEEAEDGKFRVTFNYLSQNSRYSLRGHIAAQDMRTEESGGLRDRSQFEDDQPDFQDRAKIDPLYENANNKILGKRYFLDQRFKLVNAKRDSVDTNPTTLAMGHEFSYETKLYDFEQTQQNDALGQDPFLVPIRDRARLKTMFNKGTVEFSNRTLGKLSGNIGLFNYNYFFNSILITEEETIQNKLQGEEISVGGSYSNTIGPLYLEGDVNYTVSGELTGNNLDAFARYRLSENHSVTGSIHLSSRMPDFNYLLYQSDYRNFNWQNTDTFENVRTKSIKFGLESKMLGDLTAEYSTLDNYTYFASTANEEQIGLGQETAFVRPFQESGTVNHLKVKYQKEVKWRKWALMNTVMYQSVDQSAQVLNLPEIVTRNSLYFSSDVFKKAMFIQTGVTFKYFTAYNMNAYNPLLGEFYIQNNEEFGGYPLLDLFINAKVRQTRIYLKAEHLNSIFSEPNYYSAPNYPYRDFVIRFGLVWNFFS from the coding sequence ATGAGATTTTTAGCATTGACCCTACTTTTATTGATTGGCCAATCGGTCTTGGCACAGCAAGATTCGATTCCTCCGCAAAAAGAGGGGGACTCTACAAGGCTTCAAATCAAAGATTCCCTCACACTTCCAAAAACTGAAGCTGCTCCAATGGATGCTGATAGGCGCAGGGCAAAGGAAGAACGTAGAACCAAAATGGAATCAAAACAGAAGGATTCCGTCACCATAAACGATTACAAGATCATCTCCTATCAAAGGGACACGACTTATGTCGATACCACTTTGACTATCAGAAAGGATTATATCTACAATTATTTAAGGGAAGATGATTTTGAGTTAATGCCCTTTGCCAATATGGGGCAACCTTATAATGAGTTGGGCAAAAGCTTTGTATCGACACCTTATTACCCAAGAATTGGCGCAACGGCCAAGCACCCTGGTTATTTTGAAAAAGAGGACATCAACTATTATAATGTCCCTACGCCCATGACGGAGCTCATGTTCAAGACGACCATGGAGCAAGGGCAGTATTTGGATGCGTTGCTCACTTTCAATATTTCCGAACGGTTCAATGCATCAGTGGCCTACAATGGTTTTAGGTCCTTGGGAAAATATAGGTACGAAGAAGCAGAGGACGGAAAATTCAGGGTCACCTTCAATTATCTTTCCCAAAATAGCCGATATAGTCTCAGGGGACACATTGCCGCGCAGGATATGCGAACGGAAGAAAGTGGTGGTCTGCGAGATCGAAGCCAATTTGAGGATGACCAACCTGATTTTCAAGATCGGGCCAAGATCGACCCGCTTTATGAAAATGCGAACAACAAAATATTGGGTAAGCGATATTTCTTGGACCAACGGTTCAAATTGGTCAACGCAAAAAGAGATTCTGTTGATACCAATCCAACAACCTTGGCCATGGGTCATGAATTTAGTTACGAGACCAAACTTTATGATTTTGAGCAAACCCAACAAAATGATGCATTGGGTCAAGACCCATTTTTGGTTCCCATCAGGGACAGGGCAAGGCTGAAGACCATGTTCAATAAAGGTACCGTGGAATTTTCAAATAGGACGTTGGGAAAACTGTCGGGCAATATTGGATTGTTCAACTATAATTACTTCTTCAACAGTATTCTGATCACGGAGGAAGAGACCATTCAAAATAAATTGCAGGGAGAAGAGATTTCTGTAGGAGGAAGTTACAGTAATACCATTGGACCTTTGTATCTGGAGGGGGATGTTAATTATACGGTATCGGGCGAGCTTACGGGAAACAATTTGGACGCCTTTGCCAGATATCGATTGAGCGAGAATCATTCGGTAACCGGTTCCATACACCTATCGTCGCGCATGCCCGATTTTAATTATTTGCTATATCAGAGTGACTACCGCAACTTCAACTGGCAAAACACGGATACTTTTGAGAATGTACGGACAAAGAGCATCAAATTTGGTTTGGAATCCAAAATGCTAGGTGATTTAACAGCAGAATACAGTACATTGGACAATTACACTTACTTCGCATCAACGGCCAATGAAGAGCAAATAGGGTTGGGGCAAGAAACGGCCTTCGTAAGACCTTTTCAGGAATCGGGAACGGTAAACCATTTAAAGGTAAAGTATCAAAAGGAAGTAAAGTGGAGAAAATGGGCCTTAATGAATACGGTGATGTATCAGAGCGTGGACCAAAGCGCCCAAGTGCTCAATCTTCCAGAAATTGTGACAAGGAACAGTCTGTATTTTTCCAGCGATGTCTTTAAAAAGGCAATGTTTATCCAAACAGGAGTAACCTTTAAGTATTTTACCGCATATAATATGAATGCCTACAATCCGCTGTTGGGCGAATTCTATATTCAGAACAATGAAGAGTTTGGCGGATATCCATTGTTAGATCTTTTTATAAATGCCAAAGTGAGACAAACAAGGATTTATTTAAAGGCCGAACACTTGAATTCCATTTTTTCAGAGCCCAATTACTACTCGGCGCCCAATTATCCCTATCGTGATTTTGTGATCAGATTTGGGTTAGTCTGGAATTTCTTTTCATAA